The Treponema vincentii F0403 genome includes the window TATTCTACTTACTCAATATAAAAAGCATTGCCCTGTACTATCAGCTGCCCTTCGATCCCGTTACGCTGCCTGAAATCGGAACCGCCCCGATATACTACCGCACGGGCGGGCATTTCAGGAATTATCTGATACTCGCTCTATTTGCCGCCGCTTTGATACTGAATAGGGTATCTCTAAAAACTCGGTTAGATTTTTAGAAGATGCCTCATCAGCAAAGCTGATAACGAGTTTTTATTTAAGTCTTTATATTATAATGACTTAAAATAAAACATCGCAAATTAAATCTAAGGAAAACCTCTAAAAACTTAAGTTTTTAGAGGTTTTCCAATAGAGTATTTTTTAAGGGGTTTAAGTAAGCGGAAATGCTAAACTATGTTTCGCTATAAGCTGCCAATTCCCGTCCTTGATTGCAGATAATGCTGTAGAGGCATGCATCGAGCAGAATACCCGAGAGTTCTTGCCCCATTGCGCGGATCTGCATATCGGTCTTATTTAAAAGCGAGATAATGCGGTGTACGGTTTGCTCATTCCATTGCCTGCTTGCGCGGCGGTATTGCTCGATTGCTTTCTTCGATGTAAAGCCTGCTTTTTTTAAGCTGAAATCATCCAATCCGCCGGTTTGCGCAAGGGTATGCCAGTCGCGCAGCCGTCTAAAGCAGTAGGTAAGCCCCGCAATCAGCTGCACCGGCGAGGATTCTTTTGAAAGGGTCAGCTTTTGACGGATATTCAGCGCATATTCCAGATTGGCATTGCTCAGCGCATCAAAAAGCGTAAATGGCGTTTCTTCTTTGTTATGCGCAAGCAAGCGCTCAACGGTTTCTGCAGTCAGCGTTGTTCCCGGTTCAAAAAAGAGGCTGATATGGGCACAGGCGGTTTTGAGCGCTTCGGTGTTGTTTTCTACCAGCTCCAGCAGCACCTCGATAGCTTCTTGCTCGATGTTGATCTTGGACTGTGCAAAAAAGCGGCGGAGCCACTCCTGTTTTTTATTTTCAAACAGTTCCCAAAATATCTTTTTGTGATCTTTGGGCACCAGCGCTTCAATTTTTTTATCAATTCCGATTTCATCGGAGATCAGTACTATAAAAGCACCGTCTTCCGCAGGTGTCTGTTCAACCCATTGCGTAAGTGCATGGATATCCTCTTTTTTCTTGATTGCTTCCGCGTTCCTGACAACGGCAAACCGAGCCTCCGCAAACAGGGAACCGTTCTGAACGGCGTCCAGAATAACCGATATGGGGGTGTCTGCCGCATAAAAGAGATGGTTGTCGAGCTGTCCGTATTTTTTTTCCGCATTCTTCCGCAGCGCTTCGAGCGCATCGTTCCGCTCGCCCAATTCGGGGCCGGTAAAAAGCCATAAAGGAGCACTCATCCGTTCGGTTATTCCTCTTCAAATTTTGCGGCAAAAAGCTGTTCAAGCGCTGCGAGTGCTTCGGCTTCGTCGGCGCCGTCGGCGGAAAGAGTTAGTTCGGTTTGGTACCCTGCGGCCATCGTCATCACACCCATAATGGATTTTGCATTGACGGTAACGTTTTCTTTTTCAAACATAATATTCGACTGGAATTTATTTGCCGTTTGTACAATCAACGATGAAGGACGCGCATGGATTCCGGCGCGGTTTTGCACAATAATCTTTTTTGTTACCATAGCTTCTTCCCTTAGTACGTACATCAGTACGTATCATCCGCCGAATAATAAGGTACCCGGCTCGTATCGCTTTCCATCCAGCGCAGAATATTTTGATTAAATTCCTTCGCGGAATAAACGCCCATACTTTTAAGCCGCTCGTTCATCGCGGCTGTTTCTAAAATAATCGGAATATTCCGTCCGGATTTTACCGGTATTTCCAACAACGGCAGTTTTACATCCAATATCTCGGTGGTAAGTTCTTCGGTACCGATGCGGTCATACACTTTATGCGAGTCCCATTCTTCCAGCTTAGCCACCAGCTGTATCTGTTTTTGCTCTCTGACCGACCGGACTCCGTAGAGCTGCATGATGTTGATGATGCCGAGTCCGCGTATTTCCATGTGATGCCCGATCATCTTGTTGGCGCCCCGTCCGATCAAGCTGTTTCCGTTTATACAAGTGATTTCTACGACATCGTCGGAAACCAGCCGATGCCCCCGTTCTACAAGCTCAAGCGCCGTTTCACTCTTACCGACCCCCGAATCGCCTAAAATGAGAATACCGAGTCCGTATACTTCTACCAGAACGCCGTGTATTGCCACCGTCGGGGCAAACACATTGGACAAAACGCGCATCAGCCGCACGGAAAGCTCGCTGGAGGAAAGATCCGTCTGCAATATGGGGCAGCCGGTCGGCCGAACCAGCTCTAAAAATACCGGAGAGGGAGAGATGTTGTGAGAGAAAATACAGCAGGGAATATTGTGCGTCATCATCTTTTTGATGTTTTCGACGTTGTTGCTTTCGATAAGTTTTTGTAAATAGGCGCATTCCCCTCTGCCGAACAACTGGACGCGCTGACAGGCAAAGGAATCGAAGAAGCCTGAAAGCGCGAGTCCCGGGCGGTTTAAATCCGCAACGGTAATGCTGCGCGTCAAACCGTTCTGCCCGCACACGCAATGCAGATGAAGCGCATCGTGCTCCGTTAAGTCGAGATCGAGTAATTCAAGCACCGTTAAACTTTTAGAAAGCATGTATGCGAGTATACCGAACCGGCGGGTCTTTGTAAATGCCGCGTGGGGTTCAGTCTTTCAAGGCTTTGAGTTCTGTTTTTAACGATGCGCTTTCGCGTGATTGGCGTGCAAGGCGATCGGCAAGCAGACGCGACAAAAAGATGCCGTAATGGGGGTAGGCTTCGATTAGTTTCATAAATTTCATCTTAGGTACTTTAACCAATGTTCCCTTTCCGATTGAAACAACCGTTGCCGACCTCGTATCGTTTGTGAGGAATGCCATTTCCCCGATAAAAATGTCCGCCGGCGTCAGCACCGTTAAAAGCGTATTGTTGACATAGACGGCAAAGCGGCCGGAGCGGATATAAAAGAGATTGTTCGATTCATCGTTTTGACGGCATACCACTTGCAAGTGATTAAAATGGAGAGTTTCCTGTTCCCTCAAAATCGCCGGCGTTAGGTTTGTGCTGTCCTTCTGGTTGGGAACTTCAAATGAGACTTCGTTTCCGGCATCATTATAGTAGAGTTCTTTTACAAAACTCTGACTCATCTTAATACCCATGCCGTGTAAGCCCGCCTCAAAAGGTGCGTCAAGAGCGGAACGCCAATCAAATCCCGGACCGTCGTCTTTGATGCTAATTCGCGTACGTTCAGGGGAAATGTCATAAGTAATCAAAACTTTTTTTGTTCCGACGGCAGGATCCATCCGCTTTATTCTAATCAGTTCAAGCACATCCTTTCCCTGCTTGAGCCATTCGGTTTTTTCATCGTAGCTGATATTGCAATTACCGTGTTCTACGGCATTGAGGAGCAGCTCCATCATTGCTCCCTGAAAGGCGCTCCGTTCCGCTTCGTTAACGCGGTCGGTATTATAAAGGTAAGTAGAAATAAGATTTGCATAGAACATAATTTCAAACGGGTCGGTCTCGCTCGTAAAGCTGCCGTGTTCCAGTTCGTTGGCTGGATGGCTCATACCGCGGTTGACTAAAAAATGTTCGTGGGAATTTAAGATTTTAATAATCTGCGCAACATACTGTTCAAATTCCTTGCGAGTCAAAACAAATAAAAAGTTAGGCTCTTTCCGCTGTGTCAGTGTTGTTTTTTGCTCCTGCGAATCGGTAATTGCAATAACGCCTCCGAACAGCAACCACGGATCATCTTTTACGATTTTAAGACATTTTTCTGCATGAACAGACGGATCGCCGAAATCGATAATCTTGATTTCCGGCATCTCATATCGAAAAGCAGCAAGCGCTTCGGTATAACTTTGTAATTGCTGCGAAATAATACTAAAGTTTGACTGCTTACATGCCTGCTGCATCGCCTCTACGGTGCTTACAATGGTACTGACAATCGGAATCTTCTTCATAACTTTTACCTTTAATTTTAGAAAAGCAGGGGAAGCGCACCAGATAGAACAGATAAAAATCGTAGAATAAATAGGCTGTGAGACCATTTGAACCATCTTCCACTGTTGTACATCCGTGTACAACAGTGGAAGGCGAGTTTTGTGCGTGCACAAAACATCGCTGCTGCATGGAACCACTGCCATCCTTGGCAGCTCTGCTTGAACAACCTCTTTATTCCACGGGGTGGTAAAAAACAGTCTGGTGCGATTACCCTGTGCTGGGAGAGAGTATAGCATAATTTTATTTTTCGTGCTACATTGCGATTCATTCATGGAAACCTTATCGTTTTTACCCGGCTCTCCGCTTCCTGCCGGCGCTGCCGTCTATAGCGACGGTGTGAATTTCAGTATCTTTTCCCGTAATGCCTTTTCGGTTACGTTGGATATCTTTGAAAAAGCCGAAGATTCCGCGCCTTGTTGCTCATACACTTTTGACCTTCAGACGAATAAAACAGGGGATATCTGGCACGTTTTTGTCAAAGGCCTACCGAAGAACGCCTTGTATCTTTACCGCGTCGACGGCCCCTTTGCCCCATACGAGGGAATGCGTTTTAACGCCGGTAACTATCTGCTCGACCCATACTCGCGGGGGCTTGCCAATACGGAATCTTTTAGCGGTAACTTTTCCGCGCAGACACCTCCTCCTCATATAGACGGAGACCTTGCGTTTTTAACCCGCCAGTCTCCTGCTCATTTTCCCAAATGCATCGCGGTAGCTCAAGACGATTTTGACTGGCAGGGTGACCATCCGCTCAATTATCCGCTAAAAGACTGCATCATCTACGAAGCGCATGTAAAAGGACTTTCGTGCCATCCCAATGCGCCTCAGCAACATAAGGGAACCTATCAAGGCATTATCGATAC containing:
- the holA gene encoding DNA polymerase III subunit delta, which codes for MSAPLWLFTGPELGERNDALEALRKNAEKKYGQLDNHLFYAADTPISVILDAVQNGSLFAEARFAVVRNAEAIKKKEDIHALTQWVEQTPAEDGAFIVLISDEIGIDKKIEALVPKDHKKIFWELFENKKQEWLRRFFAQSKINIEQEAIEVLLELVENNTEALKTACAHISLFFEPGTTLTAETVERLLAHNKEETPFTLFDALSNANLEYALNIRQKLTLSKESSPVQLIAGLTYCFRRLRDWHTLAQTGGLDDFSLKKAGFTSKKAIEQYRRASRQWNEQTVHRIISLLNKTDMQIRAMGQELSGILLDACLYSIICNQGRELAAYSET
- a CDS encoding cyclic nucleotide-binding domain-containing protein, translated to MKKIPIVSTIVSTVEAMQQACKQSNFSIISQQLQSYTEALAAFRYEMPEIKIIDFGDPSVHAEKCLKIVKDDPWLLFGGVIAITDSQEQKTTLTQRKEPNFLFVLTRKEFEQYVAQIIKILNSHEHFLVNRGMSHPANELEHGSFTSETDPFEIMFYANLISTYLYNTDRVNEAERSAFQGAMMELLLNAVEHGNCNISYDEKTEWLKQGKDVLELIRIKRMDPAVGTKKVLITYDISPERTRISIKDDGPGFDWRSALDAPFEAGLHGMGIKMSQSFVKELYYNDAGNEVSFEVPNQKDSTNLTPAILREQETLHFNHLQVVCRQNDESNNLFYIRSGRFAVYVNNTLLTVLTPADIFIGEMAFLTNDTRSATVVSIGKGTLVKVPKMKFMKLIEAYPHYGIFLSRLLADRLARQSRESASLKTELKALKD
- a CDS encoding HPr family phosphocarrier protein; translated protein: MVTKKIIVQNRAGIHARPSSLIVQTANKFQSNIMFEKENVTVNAKSIMGVMTMAAGYQTELTLSADGADEAEALAALEQLFAAKFEEE
- the hprK gene encoding HPr(Ser) kinase/phosphatase is translated as MLSKSLTVLELLDLDLTEHDALHLHCVCGQNGLTRSITVADLNRPGLALSGFFDSFACQRVQLFGRGECAYLQKLIESNNVENIKKMMTHNIPCCIFSHNISPSPVFLELVRPTGCPILQTDLSSSELSVRLMRVLSNVFAPTVAIHGVLVEVYGLGILILGDSGVGKSETALELVERGHRLVSDDVVEITCINGNSLIGRGANKMIGHHMEIRGLGIINIMQLYGVRSVREQKQIQLVAKLEEWDSHKVYDRIGTEELTTEILDVKLPLLEIPVKSGRNIPIILETAAMNERLKSMGVYSAKEFNQNILRWMESDTSRVPYYSADDTY